The genomic region ATGTCGAGTAGTTTTTCCCAATATACTAATTCGTAATCGGCACTATGGATCAAATAATCCGATTTAGTGAGAGCCAAAATATCGAACTCCTTAAAGGCTTTGGCTTTTTTATCGTCAACTTTAATCGTTTTGTATTCTTTTACATAGTTGTCGTAAAGCGAGATGTGCATCTCGACAATTAATTTCTTGCGCAAGAGCTTAGCTACCCAAAGAACATTTTTAATGTAAATAGTATTTTTGGGCAGCAAATATATGACATCGGCAAAGATAGCCTTAACAAAAAAGTCGAGCCAAGCAAATATAGTTAAGAACTTGTTGCTCGTCCAATAAAAGTCGGGATTAAATTGAGCAATACAATATTGCGATCGCTGAAGCAGATCGATCAAGACCTTGGAACGATAATTGACCGGAAAAGATTTTCCATATAGCAGAATTTTGATTGCTCTTGTATTTGTTGACACGATTATTTCAGTCCTGAGTTGAAATAGAGTGTGGGGTGTGAGGGAAAGAGAGCTGAGGGAGCGATCGGGAGCAGAGGGAGCTGGGGGAGCTGGGAGAGAAAGCGATGACCAATGACCAATGACCAATGACAGAAGTTTCATTAACTCATCTGAGTGACTTCATGTTGCATTTGGTGATACTTCCAGAGATTGCCGCGCTGTTGCAGCAACTCTTGATAAGTTCCTTGTTCGAGAATGCGTCCTTGTTCTAGTACGACGACCTTATCGGCGCGAATGATTGTTGAAAGCCTGTGAGCGATCGCAATCACCGTGCGTCCTTGAGATAGCTTTTCTAATGACTCTTGAATCAGCCGCTCGGAAACGGAGTCTAAAGCACTTGTCGCCTCATCTAAAATCAAAATATCTGGGTCGCGTAACAAGGCACGGGCGATCGCCAACCGCTGGCGCTGACCTCCAGATAACCGTACTCCCCGTTCTCCCAATTGAGTGTCAAAACCTTCAGGTAGTTTATGGATAAATTCCAGTGCGTTAGCGAGTCGAGCCGCTTCCCAAACCGCTTCTTCATCTACTTCTTCTAAAGCGTAGGCAATATTGTCTCGCACGGAAGCATTAAAGATAAATGTATCCTGACTGACTACAGCTAGCTTGCGACGCAGCGATTTAATATCATATTCTTTCAAGTCAATGCCATCAATGAAAACTTGCCCTTGAGTGGGGTCGTAAAATCGCGGAATTAAATCTGCCAACGTCGTTTTGCCAGCACCAGAAGCTCCAACTAATGCCGTCATCTCACCACGATTAATCGTTAGCTTGATGTTATGCAATACTGAATGTTTCTTGTCGTAACCAAAATCTACAGACACAAACTCAATCGCTCGCTGTAACTTGGAAAACTGAAGTTTGCCATTGCGTAAATACGTTTTGTTATCAGTCCGCAACAGCTCTTTAATATTGCTGAACGATCCCTGAAAACTGCTGAACTTTGCCCTGGCTCCATCTAATTGACGGCGAATTGGCATTAGACGTAACAAGACAAACAGAAATGTCAGCAAACCTGCTGGTTGCAGTTGTCCGTTTGGGATTAAAACAGCAAACGCTAAAAACAAAATGCCAAACAGGATAAAAGTAGCTATCCCTTCCGAGACAGGTTCTACTAATGCTTGGGCAGCTCTGGATTTAGTACTAGCTTGCAATAGTTGCAAACTCGCATCGTGAAATCGCTTGCGCTCGAAGTCCTGAGCGGCAAAAGCTTGAACGGTGCGAATCCCATTGATAAATTCCAACGCTACTGAAACATACCAGCGTCGAGCCTTTGTGGTAGCAAAACTCGCTTCTCGGATCTGCCCTAATAGACTTGTTATCCCTACCGATAGCAAGCCGAATAGCATGGCTGTAATAATCATCAGCTGCCAAGACAGCATGAACATGGAGATCGTATATGCGATGAGAGTCGAACCCCGCGTGAAAAAAGTAGCTAGGACATCAAAAGCCAGCGTAATTTGATTGACTTCGCTCGTCAGGCTGTTAACTAAATTTCCCGCACGGGTCTTGGTGAAAAAACTTAAGCTGAGTGCTTGCAACTGCTCGAAAACTTGCAAGCTTAACCGATATCCTAAAGTATACTGAGCCGTAAAAACGTAAAGCCGTCCTAAGTACGTCAAGCCCAACCGCAGTAGAGTTGTGAGCAGAACTAAAGCAGACGAGCGGAAGAGTCGCTCGCTAGTAGAAGCATTGACCGCTAAAATCCACACATCAAACCAGCCCACCCCAGTTTGAATTGGTTTGGCGTTGGGATTGAGTACGCTATGTAAGACAGCTAAGATAAACCCAACTCCAAAGCCCTCCAATACTGCCGCTGACAACGTGAAAACTGCTGCCAGAATTGCAATTTGCCGAAAGTGCTTGAACTCGCGCAGGATAAAATAATATTCTTTCCAAAAGCTCGTAGCTACTAGAAAATTGCGAACTGGCGTGGGAAGTTTGATATGCATGTGATTTCTAGATATATGATTTCTAGATAGTGGTTGCGATTGAGCGATCGCCAAAACTGAGCAAAATAAGTCAGAAGTCAAAATGAAGGAGTTGTAAGGGCGGGTTCACCAGCTATATTGACTCCAACAAAGAGTTCGGGTAAACCCGCCCTTAGAGAAGCTAGCAGTGATGGTAGTTGGTAGTTGGTAGTTGTTGCTCCTAGTCTCTTCTACCCTGCTCCCTGCTCTCTACTCCCTGCTCCCTGCTCCCTGCTATTTAGCTATTAGCCAATTAGAAAAAAGCCTACGTATTTTATTCAAACCATGCTGCGGCTGGGCGAGATAAAGGGTCGTATGGTAGACAAAGCTAACCATGCCGCGTTCGTCTGCCCAACGAGCGTGCAATTCCTGTAAATCCACAAGCAGTTGCCGATGCGCTGCTCCCTCTTGAGGGACAAACGATTTACTGAGCGCGTAACCGACTGTCCCCACCAAATCTAACTCGTGCTTGTAAGTAAAAGTATGGCGACGGACGCGCCCGAAATTTGAACTTGACATCAAGATCCGAGCAACTGAGTTTTGCGGCTTGGTCGTTGGTAACTCGCTCATCGATGCTTTCACGAGGCGATCGAATTCTACAGAAAATTCGTCATCTGCTGCTCGTTGATTCCAAGCGATCGCCAGCCGTCCAGATGGTTTGAGAATGCGGTGGAACTCGGCTAGGGTTGGCTGAGGATTAAACCAATGAAAAGCCTGGAAGGATGTAATCAGATCGACAGATGCGGTTGGGAGATGAGTGTGTTCGGCGCTAGCATCGCAGAATTTTACCAGGGGATGATTTTGGGCAGCGCTGCGCATTGAAGTATTCGGCTCGATCGCCCAGACGTGGATACCGCGCTCTGCTAGCAACCGCGAGGCTATACCCGTACCAGCTCCCACATCTGCTGCTGCTAGCTGCGATGGTTCGCCCAGTTCTTTCA from Chroococcidiopsis sp. SAG 2025 harbors:
- the hepA gene encoding heterocyst formation ABC transporter subunit HepA; its protein translation is MHIKLPTPVRNFLVATSFWKEYYFILREFKHFRQIAILAAVFTLSAAVLEGFGVGFILAVLHSVLNPNAKPIQTGVGWFDVWILAVNASTSERLFRSSALVLLTTLLRLGLTYLGRLYVFTAQYTLGYRLSLQVFEQLQALSLSFFTKTRAGNLVNSLTSEVNQITLAFDVLATFFTRGSTLIAYTISMFMLSWQLMIITAMLFGLLSVGITSLLGQIREASFATTKARRWYVSVALEFINGIRTVQAFAAQDFERKRFHDASLQLLQASTKSRAAQALVEPVSEGIATFILFGILFLAFAVLIPNGQLQPAGLLTFLFVLLRLMPIRRQLDGARAKFSSFQGSFSNIKELLRTDNKTYLRNGKLQFSKLQRAIEFVSVDFGYDKKHSVLHNIKLTINRGEMTALVGASGAGKTTLADLIPRFYDPTQGQVFIDGIDLKEYDIKSLRRKLAVVSQDTFIFNASVRDNIAYALEEVDEEAVWEAARLANALEFIHKLPEGFDTQLGERGVRLSGGQRQRLAIARALLRDPDILILDEATSALDSVSERLIQESLEKLSQGRTVIAIAHRLSTIIRADKVVVLEQGRILEQGTYQELLQQRGNLWKYHQMQHEVTQMS
- a CDS encoding class I SAM-dependent methyltransferase, whose protein sequence is MTIANNSAYYEIDPLSAFSERGVDYAKYRPTYPPSVIDTILKELGEPSQLAAADVGAGTGIASRLLAERGIHVWAIEPNTSMRSAAQNHPLVKFCDASAEHTHLPTASVDLITSFQAFHWFNPQPTLAEFHRILKPSGRLAIAWNQRAADDEFSVEFDRLVKASMSELPTTKPQNSVARILMSSSNFGRVRRHTFTYKHELDLVGTVGYALSKSFVPQEGAAHRQLLVDLQELHARWADERGMVSFVYHTTLYLAQPQHGLNKIRRLFSNWLIAK